The DNA sequence GTCGGCGCCGCCCTCATCGCCGAGTACGCGGCGCCGAAGCGCCGCGGCCGGGTGCTCGCGTTCGTACAGAGCTGTTACGCGATCGGCTGGGCGATCTCCACCGGGCTCTACCTGGTCGTGTTCTCGTTCGCGCCTGAGGACGTCGCCTGGCGGTACCTGTTCCTGGTGGGCGTCGTGCCGGCCGTCGCCGCGTTCGTCATCAGGCGCACCACCCGCGACCGGGTGCAGGTGACGGCCAAGCGGAAGGAGCCGTTCGGCCAGCTGTTCCAGCGGCGGAACCTGAAGACCACGCTGCTCGCGACCGGTGTCGGCCTCGGCATCCAGGGCATCTACTACTCGGTGTTCGTCTTCATGCCGCTGTTCCTGCGTACGGAGCGCGACCTGACGGTCATCGGCACCGCCACCTACACCTGGGTGGTGATCGTCGGCTCGTTCATCGGCTACGTGGCTTCCGGCTTCGTGCACGACGCGCTCGGCCGCCGACCCACGTTCACGGTGTTCTTCATCGGCTCCGCGGGCGCGATCGCGCTGTTCGTCTTCACGCCCGTCGTGCGCCCTGAGCTGGGGTACCTGATCAGCTTCCTGCTCGGCTTCTTCGCGTCCGGCCAGGCCGGCGGCATGGGCGCGTACCTGGCCGAGCTCTTCCCCACCGACGTGCGCGCGAGCGGACAGGGCTTCGCGTACAACGTCGGCCGCGGCGTCGCCGGTTTCGGACCGTTGACCATCGGGGTCCTGGCGGCAGAGACCGGTTTCGGCCACGCGATCGCGTGGGTCGGGTTCGTCGCCGCCGCACTCGGCATCGTGACGGTGTGGTCGCTGCCGGAGACCAAGAGCAGGAACATCCTGAAAGACGTCATGCCCGTCGACCAAGGAAGCAGATGACAGAAACCACTGACCAGGCAAGGGTCGCGATCGACACCGGCGGAACCTTCACCGACGTGGCGCTGCGCAGCGCCGACGGCCGGGTGACCGTGCAGAAGGTGCCGTCCCGGCCGTCCGCACCCGACGACGCGGTGCTCGCCGGGCTGCGCAAGGCGTGCACGACGACGGGCGTACCGGAGACCGCGGTCAGCAGGCTGGTGCACGGCACGACCGTCGCGACGAACGCGTTGCTCACCCGCGGCGGCGCGCGCGTCGGCCTGGTCACCACGGCCGGCTTCCGCGACGTGCTCACCATCGGCTACCAGACGCGGCCCTCGCTGTACGACCCACTGGCCAGGCACCCGGCACCGCTGGTGCCGCCGGAACGCACCTGGGAGGTGGACGAGCGGGTGCTCGCCGACGGCAGCGTGCGCACACCACTGCCGGCCACCGACGTCCACGCGCTCACCACCTCGATCAAGGCCGAGGCGCCTGACGTGGTCGTCGTC is a window from the Streptosporangiales bacterium genome containing:
- a CDS encoding MFS transporter is translated as MWRVLEGFAFGGEWAVGAALIAEYAAPKRRGRVLAFVQSCYAIGWAISTGLYLVVFSFAPEDVAWRYLFLVGVVPAVAAFVIRRTTRDRVQVTAKRKEPFGQLFQRRNLKTTLLATGVGLGIQGIYYSVFVFMPLFLRTERDLTVIGTATYTWVVIVGSFIGYVASGFVHDALGRRPTFTVFFIGSAGAIALFVFTPVVRPELGYLISFLLGFFASGQAGGMGAYLAELFPTDVRASGQGFAYNVGRGVAGFGPLTIGVLAAETGFGHAIAWVGFVAAALGIVTVWSLPETKSRNILKDVMPVDQGSR